A part of Carettochelys insculpta isolate YL-2023 chromosome 1, ASM3395843v1, whole genome shotgun sequence genomic DNA contains:
- the LOC142007626 gene encoding olfactory receptor 52E2-like, translating to MVAFNVTPSDPSTFLLLGIPGLEPDYAWISIPFAMCYVISLFGNLMILFVVVREQKMHTPMYLLLCMLALTDIGKATSIVPKALCIFWLSLKAITLAACLTQMFFLHMFSAMHSAVLVTMAFDRYVAICNPLRYSTILTNGRIAKLGLVGLIRAVLFTMPIPLLQSRLPFCANHMIPHTYCDHMAMAKMSCGDITVNKIYGMVAVFIVIFFDVMFIVLSYTLILMAVHRISSKKTQQKALNTCTSHLCVMLLSYSSCLFSSLTHRFGEGISPHAHIIIANVYFIIPPMLNPIIYGVRSKELCEKVGKHTCRR from the coding sequence ATGGTAGCTTTCAATGTCACCCCTTCTGACCCATCAACGTTTCTCCTCTTGGGTATCCCTGGCCTGGAACCTGACTACGcctggatttccatcccttttgcTATGTGCTACGTGATCAGCTTGTTCGGAAATCTCATGATTCTGTTTGTTGTTGTCAGAGAGCAGAAAATGCACACACCGatgtacctgctgctctgcatgctcgCGCTCACAGACATTGGTAAGGCTACATCCATTGTCCCAAAGGCCCTGTGCATATTTTGGCTCAGTTTGAAAGCTATTACCCTGGCTGCatgcctcacccagatgttctttCTTCACATGTTTTCTGCTATGCATTCAGCTGTCCTTGTGACAATGGCTTTTGACCGTTATGTTGCCATATGTAATCCTCTGAGATAcagcaccatcctcaccaatGGACGAATAGCCAAGCTAGGACTTGTGGGTTTGATAAGGGCTGTTTTATTTACTATGCCCATACCCCTGCTCCAGAGCAGACTGCCGTTCTGTGCCAATCACATGATCCCTCACACATACTGTGATCACATGGCTATGGCGAAGATGTCGTGTGGGGACATCACAGTTAACAAGATATATGGCATGGTGGCAGTGTTTATAGTCATTTTTTTCGATGTGATGTTCATTGTTCTGTCTTACACTCTGATCTTAATGGCTGTCCACCGGATATCCTCCAAGAAAACCCAACAGAAAGCTCTCAACACCTGCACATCCCACctctgtgtgatgctgttgtctTATAGttcctgcctcttctccagccTGACACACCGGTTTGGTGAGGGCATTTCTCCACATGCTCACATTATTATAGCTAATGTCTATTTCATCATCCCTCCAATGCTTAACCCTATCATTTATGGGGTCAGAAGCAAAGAGCTTTGTGAGAAAGTCGGCAAACACACTTGCAGAAGGTGA